A portion of the Pedobacter cryoconitis genome contains these proteins:
- a CDS encoding winged helix-turn-helix transcriptional regulator — translation MRKITSTNYINAQKLHGLCDAAYTLSQLSGRWKLTLLVKLREGSKRFSELKGELPAISERVLALQLKELEKSGLILRQESTLKKKLYTYELSPLGKSMDQVIQSLSDWGKINNLQAEL, via the coding sequence ATGAGAAAAATTACTTCGACCAATTATATCAACGCACAAAAATTACATGGGTTATGCGATGCAGCGTATACCTTATCACAGTTAAGTGGCCGGTGGAAACTTACATTACTGGTAAAATTGCGCGAAGGTAGTAAGCGATTTTCTGAACTTAAAGGAGAGCTTCCTGCTATTAGTGAGCGTGTATTGGCCTTACAATTAAAAGAACTGGAAAAAAGTGGATTGATTCTCAGGCAGGAATCCACATTGAAAAAAAAACTATATACCTATGAATTATCACCATTAGGAAAATCAATGGATCAGGTAATCCAATCACTTTCAGATTGGGGTAAAATCAACAATTTACAGGCGGAATTGTAA
- a CDS encoding VOC family protein, whose protein sequence is MATLKDDIGITGLHHIAIRAENFEQTVQFYTGVIGYTVSHTWSLPEFKLKQAAMLKSRDGFSYLEIYDNQADIPAQGRKKLAKEEFIQTALLHICLTVKDSKKAYEMAIAGGATACLEPMVLHLGNPAITVHNSLVYSPNGEVIEFMEKAGF, encoded by the coding sequence ATGGCAACACTAAAAGATGATATCGGCATAACAGGCTTACACCATATTGCAATCAGAGCAGAAAATTTTGAACAGACTGTTCAGTTTTACACCGGAGTGATAGGGTATACCGTTAGTCATACCTGGTCATTACCGGAGTTTAAGCTTAAACAGGCGGCGATGCTCAAATCGCGTGATGGTTTTAGTTACCTCGAAATATATGATAACCAAGCTGATATCCCCGCGCAGGGAAGGAAAAAACTAGCAAAAGAAGAATTCATTCAAACTGCTTTATTACATATTTGCCTGACCGTCAAGGATTCAAAAAAAGCCTATGAAATGGCTATTGCAGGTGGAGCAACAGCTTGTCTTGAACCGATGGTGCTGCATTTGGGCAATCCAGCTATTACGGTGCATAATTCATTGGTTTATAGTCCAAATGGAGAAGTGATAGAATTCATGGAAAAGGCAGGATTTTAA
- a CDS encoding peroxiredoxin has translation MTDQTNLEILPPGLPVPEDDGACSHLLGLTMPELSLHSTHGELVALSRIKGLLVIYCYPMTGPAEVPLPEGWDAIPGARGCTPQACSFRDHYQELKQLNTQVYGMSTQSTADQLESKERLHLPFDLLSDENLAFTKALNLPLHLVGHLKYLKRVTLIFEDGVITKYFYPVFPPDKNAEEVLDYLR, from the coding sequence ATGACCGATCAGACGAATTTAGAGATCCTGCCTCCGGGTTTACCTGTTCCTGAAGATGACGGAGCATGCAGTCATCTGTTAGGTTTAACTATGCCTGAGTTGTCGTTGCATAGTACGCATGGCGAATTAGTAGCGCTTTCCAGGATTAAAGGCCTTTTGGTAATTTATTGTTATCCGATGACCGGGCCCGCAGAAGTTCCGCTTCCTGAGGGTTGGGATGCTATTCCCGGTGCCAGAGGTTGTACACCACAAGCCTGTTCCTTTCGCGATCATTATCAGGAATTGAAACAGTTGAATACACAAGTGTACGGAATGAGTACACAATCAACTGCGGACCAGCTGGAGTCAAAAGAAAGGCTGCATCTTCCTTTTGACTTATTAAGTGATGAAAATCTGGCATTTACAAAAGCCTTAAACCTACCACTTCACCTGGTAGGTCACCTTAAGTATTTGAAACGGGTTACCCTGATCTTTGAAGATGGAGTAATCACCAAATATTTTTATCCTGTTTTTCCTCCTGATAAAAATGCAGAAGAGGTATTGGACTATTTAAGATAA
- a CDS encoding GNAT family N-acetyltransferase, translating into MEITHSTTKDIDAIFGLYDQATEHMKKVGLLFWQGFERSLIQKEIDENRHYKIMVDGQLACTFCITLNDPAIWKEKDKDPSVYIHRIATNPSLRGNSYVKHIVDWATQYAKENQRSFVRLDTGSGNDKLNNYYISCGFNYLGVTQLDDVSSLPAHYKHGSFSLFEIPIN; encoded by the coding sequence ATGGAAATTACACATAGTACCACTAAAGACATTGACGCCATATTCGGCCTTTACGATCAAGCAACTGAGCATATGAAAAAAGTAGGCCTTTTATTCTGGCAAGGATTTGAAAGATCACTTATTCAGAAAGAAATTGATGAAAACAGGCATTATAAGATCATGGTTGACGGACAACTCGCCTGTACTTTCTGCATTACCCTTAATGATCCGGCCATCTGGAAAGAAAAAGACAAAGATCCATCAGTTTATATCCACCGTATCGCCACAAATCCTTCCTTAAGAGGCAATTCATATGTTAAACATATCGTTGACTGGGCAACTCAGTATGCGAAGGAAAATCAACGTTCTTTTGTCAGACTGGATACTGGAAGTGGTAATGATAAATTGAATAATTACTATATCAGCTGTGGTTTCAACTACCTGGGTGTTACACAACTGGATGATGTCAGCAGTTTACCTGCGCATTATAAACACGGTTCTTTCAGTCTGTTTGAAATCCCAATTAACTAA